In the Drosophila teissieri strain GT53w chromosome 3R, Prin_Dtei_1.1, whole genome shotgun sequence genome, ACGCCACTGCCATCAATCGCCTTTGCACTGGTCTTAGCCATGAATCCAACGCGATTTGCCTCTGAGTCGGCCGCCAACTGGCCACTGTGCACTGCTGGCCACTGAACACCAAGAGAATGGCTAGAACCATGTGGCTGGAACTGCGATTCCAAGAAAAGTCCTAAAATGgtagaaaagtaaaaagtataAGTAATTTCTGATTGGTTTAATATGTTTAAGCAGTAAAGGTGATTAAAATAGAACAAAAGTTTGTACATAGAATGCTGCTATTTAGTATTCAAATTTACTCAGTCAAGTTTTTCCGAGATTGTTCCGAGAACAACAAAGTTGTAACTACTCTCCTTAAGTGCACTAATCTGAGCAAACTACTTTGATTGAAATACAAATAGCAACAATTAAGCAATTACAAAACTGGACAACTATCCGTCAAACAATTAAgtagtaaaacaaaaacttctCAGCCGTTTTAATCACTAATCATGGAAAAAACAAGTCAAACATGGCAGAATCTCACTTCTAAGTTCGTCTATAGGTCAAGTGGGCTCGTCActcaatccccaatccccactCCACTGACACCTCGGAGTGACCACCCACCTGGATTTCTCGGCTCGGAACGCCACTGAGCCTATGGAAACACCCATGGCCAAGAGGCGACGCCGATGGTTCCATTGAACCATTTGCAACTATCACTTTTAACGCGCGTCACAATGTGGCACTCGAGGTGGTGGCCCAATTTCGTGGCTTGGAGTGCACTTGATCAGCGATTATTGTCTGCTGATTGGAGCGGCATCCATTTAATTTCACTGCCGCCAGATGCCCAcgaaatcgaaaacgaaatcgaagctagaaaataaaaaaggaaaagcgttGAAAATTGCTCCCTCGCAGCGAGGAGAAAAGATCACGGCCATCGCGAGTGGGTGAGTTGTGGAGGAAAGTCAAAGTGAAATGCTTGGAAAGCAAGGCAAattgccagtcagtcagtcagtcagtcagtcagtcagtcagtttgtAAGTCTCTTGGACCacaaacaacaatagcaatgGAGCAGTCCAAGGAGGAGGGCGGCCCAGCCCCACCCGACTTGGATGTCTGTTGTCTGTTGGGATGTAATCCAATAGCGGCAATTAGAGTGCGGCCTCCGGGGATCCGGAGATCGGGGGATCAAGATCAGAAACGCGGTCACAGTTCCGCAGATCGCTCCACTGCATTTCCATGCTCCAGTACCAGCTGCAGTGGCATtgccactcctcctcctccatggGCAACTCGTCTAACCGGACCTAGAGACGCCATCTCTCCGAGGAAAAGGCTTTGGCGCAGCTCCACTTGAACCCGTGCACTGCGGCAAAAGACAAAAGAGTTCGTTCTCAGTAGAATCAAGAATCTAGAGAGCTGCTCCGCATATGTGAATGAGATACAAGTTCTTTGTAGAGcattttcgctcagtgtgaGGTAGCAGTGCCGTCCGGTTCGATCGGCTACTCCGTAATCCAATTAAAGGAACAATCTacatttcaattcaaaacTAATGAAGTGTAGAGAATTCGCAACAAAGGCTGACATGTGTTGATTGTTTCGGCGACTGCAGTGCTGGTATTTGAAAGTCAGTCGTGGGTTTCTTCTGGCCGGGTAGTCAGTTCATATACCTTACCTACGTGCTATTTAACTATATATGTTTCATAGCCATTACTAACAAGCTTCCCTGTAGAGCAGCcagagctccagctccacaaCTTCCGTCCAAGCACACGGACACACATTGTGCGTAGTCCAAACAATTCATTGATTGATTGTCGATATGGCGATCAATTAGACAGATTCAGATTATGCTTTTCATTGATTGCCATCCAGCGGTAGTGACAAAACCCAGGGACAGCTGTCAATGTGTACTTAACCgccgatttcgatttcaatttcgatttctaTTCTCCGCAGCACACCATTCTgattctcctgctgctggcacTGATTCTTTGCGCCGATTCTTCGCAAGCCGCCCGTCGCCTGCGGAAGAAGCCCAAGGTCTACAACGCCCTCATCACCACCGACGACAACCTGACCTCCAGTCGCGCCTacccggtcatccagcccaccATCCACGAGCCGGGCTACGCCCCCTTCGGACCCTTCAATCCCTACGGCTTCTACAGTCCTCCGATCGTGAGGTTCGGCCAGCCGATTGTGCCCGGACTGGCGCCCAACGAGAGGGTAGGTTAATAACTATCTATAATACTCATTAAGAACAAATGGGGGTTTTATAAGCCTGTACCCACTTTATCTAGCAACTCAAAGAGCGCAATGATCCGCACTCAAGAAACTATAGTAATTCTACAACTTAAATCCCAATATTACAGCTCCCGTACCCACTGCCAGCCGCCGCCCAGTATCCCGCTGGCTATGCTCCCTATGAGCCCCAACAGCCCGTGGAGACGCCAGTGGAGCAGCAGCCCCAGCCGGCGTCGCCACCGGGAGCCGTGGAGCGACAGGAGATGCCCAAGGAGCAGTTGCCCCTGCCACTCAATCAGCACGGACTGCCGCCCATGCTGATTCCCCTACCCTCCCAGTTCAGAGGACAGCCCATGCACCTGCCCCCCTACCCGTACAGCCAGTACCCAGTGGTCTACGATCAGGCGGGCTTCATCAGGCAGAACTACCTGCCGCCGTACGACTACTACCCCACCCAGGGCTATCCCGTGCGGGGAGCCACCTTGCCGcgcgaggagcaggagcagccactTAATCCCAACCAGAGTGGAGTTCAGCCACAGCCagagccgcagccacagccactTCCGCTGGAGAATCTGGAGCCGGCGCAGCCCAGCTTCGAGGACATTCGCAACGGATCGGAGAGCAAAAACAGCGCGGTGCCGGATGTTCCACCTCCGCCAATACCCTCCGGACCCAAGCGTCCACGTCCCGCGGAACCGGAACTGGAACCTAAAGCGGAAGCGGACAACTGATTGGAAGCCAAGTGAGGCCGGTTGCCCCGATTGCACACACGTATTTATTACCATTTCGCTTAGGCATAATATCGATTCGATTGTACAATGTCGCCCTAACCCGTAAGCTAAAGTAAGAGTTCATTCAGAGATAAcgaataaaaaatgtaaaatcgcACTGGCGGTGATTGAACTTGGTTGGGTGTCCAGTTCCCCTGGGAATCATCCAGGGGATGATTTCGCTTACGACGGGGAATTGGCAGCTCTTTATCTCAACTCTTGTGCGACTATAAAAGCAGTCGACTGGCCGGGAAAAGTTGCAGTTCACATCGAACGGGGTACTCAGAATGAAGCTGgcactgatcctgatcctctGCTGTTGCCTCATCGGAATGGGTGAGTAACCACTGGTCTTTGCATTCTccttaataaaaaatattcgaTGTGCAGCTCTTGGTGACTCGCTTGTGGTGACCAAGCCCCCGTTCATTCGCAGTCGCTACAGCTTGCGTTGGAAGAAGACGACCTCTGTGGCGCCGGAGGTGGTCACTGGATCCGGTGGAGCCACCATTCACACAGTCACCACCACCGACCATCCCAAGCTGGCCACCTCCACGGCCAGTTCGGACTACGACTATTACGGCAATGGGGAGACGGAGAACGTGGTGCACAAGTAATATAATGATATATAAATTAACTCCTAATATAATCAGCGCAGCTTCAAAAGCGTAACAATGttacaaaagccaaacaaataaataaactgtaTATCaaatctataaataatattagtaAATTTCATGTAAATTGAAGTTTATTAGGCAcctaaaaaatgcaaatttaaatttcgcGGGTTGTCGCCTTTAAACAGTAATGTTGCTAGCATGCGTTCGCAAGGCAAGTTGGCATCCTCGGCAGCGCCCTGTTAAGTCAATGTTAGCTAACTACCGCACAGTCAGCTGTTTTTCGCcgaaagcaacagcaacaaaaacagcagctaACAACAAACGAGTTTCGAATCGAAAATGTTGTTAACAATTAGGTGCGCTCAGAATGTGATTAAGTCGAACTGCCAGAAAGTGGCCAATCTGCTTGCCAGCGGCCACCGATCTGGTTTATCCCGCGCcactgcaacaacagcaacgagTAGAAGGTAGTCAGTTGGTGATGTTGATAGGGAaagggaagggggaggggtaAAAATACCGAACTTAAAGCAAAGCTTTATTTTTTGCGCAGCCCGTCGCAAATCTCAGTTCTGTATTCGCCAGCAGCGAGAGAAGCAGCACAGGCAGCAACTGGTGGCAGTCGCAATCTCCGGAGAATCCACACCATCCCAACCACAGAAGCCCCAGCAACCGCAATCACAGCGAAAAAGCGCAAAATGGTGGTAAGTACGCACGGAAAGTGAGTTTGAGATCAAGGTGATGGAGTCTCGGCGAAATCGAGTGCTTCTATTATCGCCTTCAACTCAAAACGAGCCCCCAAGGCCGGTTTTTGACTTTCGGAAAGTGCTTGTTGCCCTACGAACTTGACTCTCTCTAATGCTGGCCAGGAATGGAGGTATTCCACTTCTAATACCGACACAATTGCTGTTCAAGCGACCTACACAAAAGCCTTAGTGTATGATATGACTCAATTCCACTCACTTACTTGTTTCTTTCTCCCGTTCAGGTGCGACTAAACGAGCAGGAACGCGCTGAGAAGCTGCAGCCCCTCCTGGACGCCGGCTGGACTTTGGTGGAGGGACGCGACGCCATCTTCAAGCAGTTCGTGCTGAAGGACTTCAACCAGGCCTTCAGCTTCATGACGGGCGTGGCTCTGCTGGCCGAGAAGATCAACCACCATCCCGAGTGGTTCAACTGCTACAACAAGGTGGACGTGACCCTCTCCACACACGATGTGGGTGGCCTCAGTTCGCAGGACATTCGCATGGCCACTCACTTGGAGACCACGGCCAATTTGTTGAAATAAACGCATTGTTATACTAGTTGCTAAATGTCTATAATCTCCGGTGTCCAATAAATACTCAGCTCAGCATCGATTTGCTGAAGATTTGGTAGTCGGCCTGTTCCAGGACATCTGGCGAGATCTCGTCCTTGACGTAGCCCAGTTGCTTGAAGAAGGAAATGGAGGCTTCGTTGTTGTTCAGCACGGTCAGCATAACCTTTTCCAGGTGCCACAGGCGAGCGCAGTCCTCCAGGGTGCTCATGATGAACTTGCCCAGGCCTTTTCTTCTGTGCTCTGCAGCCACTTGCATTTCGTAGCTGAAAGAGAGCTCTACTTAGTTATGGTATTACGGATTTACATATGGAATACCCACCAGTAGAGGACACAATCCCCGTGATCCATGTCGAAGCGGAACATCGCGTATGCCACGTTCTCCTTCTTTTCGTTCTGGGCCACCAAGTAGCGTGCCCAGTTCTTGTTCAGCTCGGCGGCCTTGATCTTGGGTTGCCAGCCCATCTTGAGTTGTTTGTAGTAGGGTCCCACGTTCGTCTCGGCCAGCTTGAAAGCCCATTTCAGCAGTTTGGAGTCCGCATCCGACTTGGCTCGGCAGATGAGTTTGAATTCCTCTCCGCTGGGTGCCTTGTAGCTTTGGTAGCTGAGAGATTCCAGGGGATTCTTGGCTCTGGCAGCTGTCTCCACGAATCTCTGCTTGGCGCCCTGACTTAGTTCGTCCTGATTCCGCATGATTTGCTTGAAATTATgtataaattgcaatttgacTAAAATTATGCCGCGCAAATTAGGGATGATAGAGATTGGTAAACAAACTATTATTAATTGTTATCGATTACACCGATTAACTTTAGTTggtatttttgaaatattaattgcTGGCCACCTTATTACTTCCACTGTTTTGTAAACAATTGcagaaaatttattaaagtcGTTTTCTACGGTATTAATACAGACTTTTGAATAagttcttattattttaattacccTTACTACTGTTAAACTTACGAAACTTAATACTTAAGGTAACCATCATTCAAATCCCTGATTCAACAAGTGCTGACGTTTCAAGTTCTCTAAATTTCAGTTTTAAGAAAACACAGGATGTTCAGGAAGGCCAAACCCAAAGTAGAGCCCCCGCCTACGGCTCCAAGTGTCGAGGAAATGCTGGCGGACATGGAAACCTTCGAGGTCAATCAGCCCACGATAAGCGGACCTACGGACAACTCCGACTTGGAGCACGCTCTTCTGACTGAGCCGGAGAACCTTTCCCTTCCCACTTGGTGGCAGGTGTTTGACGAGTATGACCAGAAGGTCAAGAAACTGTCGGCCACCGAGGGAGATCTGGAGACCCAAAGAAATCAGCTCAAGGAATGCTATGCCAAGCTGGAAAAGAATGCGGATAAACTAAGAACGGGCATCCAAAAGCAACAGGCACTGGTCAAAGGAGCCCTTAAATGTTAACTTATAGTTAAGCTACCTTATCTAAGACTATTGTTGAATGCTGAGTGGGtaacaattaaaagcaattaattaTAAACGAAAAGCATTTAGTTTTATATCAGCTTCATAATCTGCTTGGGCCCACTGTAATGTGGTTCGAGTGTCGGCTAAAACTTCAGCTCAAAGTAAGTTGGCGGTATTTTTCAACAGCAAGGTGTATTTTGTCTGAGCCCGACATTTTAACGGTCAATACGCGGTGCGGTCACACTGCTTGGTGGATGGTAAGGTGGTCGAAAAAAGTTGTTAAAAGCGCAGAAAAAGCAAATGTAATGCAAGTGCTCCAGTGACTGTGAAAAGTAAGCAACCAAGCAAATAAGTTAATCAAAGCTAAGATCAACTGATCAGAAAATCCAAATACAGCACGGGAAGTCGTGAATTTTGCTCGATTTAGGCCTGGATGATTGGGCAGAAGAACAGGTTTTAGGCCGTGgcaacaacgaaaaaaaaaaaaaatagaaaaaaaaactgtgacTGGCTTATACCATTTACGCCATTAACGGAGGTCGATTGTTatccctgtgtgtgtgtttggtgtgtgttttgttCAATATATTTGGCTAAATTCCACAAATCCAATTAACGCAAACGGAAAAAAAGAGTGCAACAATTTGtggctaattgaattttacgtgtattttattttggtttgcgaccagcgcaacaacaacagcgagcAGCGAGTAGAAAGAGAGGGGTGAGCAGTGGGATTTTTTTTGGTagaatacacacacacacatttgtaTGTTAGTtgggcaaaaacaataattatcCAATTAAACGGTTATCAAAGAATGCATTTAATTCCATTGGCCAATTGGTTtgcgagaaagagagggacGCAGTGGCGAAGAGAGCGCCTAACTAACAGTATTTTTCACGGGCATACCAATACGAGCGCCACTgcttcgtgtgtgtgtgtggtgctaATGAGATGCTGTGacgctcttcttcttctcctcgccgtttgttgcttttgccatTTATGCATAAAGACgcaaaacgagaaaaaaaacaaaaaaaaaaaacagaacaaaaatACGCAGATTTTTGAGCTGAACAAAAGATTTCACGTAAAAGGTGAAAGCCACTTGCAGATGCGagcacacggcgtatacgcaatgcagTTTCTTTGTGCCCCGGACCGTTAATGCAATCATCTCGCGATCATAACCGTTCTAGATTCTCAACTCTCCACTCCGCATTCTCCACTCCTCCAGTTCCCGCGGAGATGTCACCGATTGGAGCCACTTCCTCGCAGCGAATCCCACAGCAATAACAAATAACGAATAACAAATGATGTGATGCAGCACCAGGGGTCGAGTTCGGAATACACAACCTTCGAGTAGTCCAGGCCACCTAGAATCACCCGGATCGCAACCACGATGAGCTGGCTGCTGGGCCTCCTCGGGCTCCAGGTCCTGTTCCTCTGGCTCCTGTGGCTGCCCGGCGAGATCCTGGCCATTCCCACGCCGCTCAAGCTGCCAGGTAAGTCGGGCTGTAAAATATTACCCCAAATCCTTATAAAAGTTTAAGTAATCTGATATTTTGCAAAAAGGcatctaaaatatattatttccaTATCAGCATCGAATCAATATTTGCTTTCTTGAGTACACTGTAATCCCCTCAATCAGTTGCTTTCTATAGCCTACCTACAAATTTGTTCGTCACTTCGTTAGGAGAAATTTCATCTTGTCATCGCCGCTGGCAGCTTTCTCCCGCTCCCACTAACCCCTAAGATGCCAACTTCTTCTTGCAGGCTACACCCACAGGCTGACGCCCTACATCAAGCACTGGGAGGCGGCGAACTTCGATCGCCAGGTGCTGCAGGCAGCGCAGGTCAGGCACCTGGAGCAGGCTCGCTTCCGGCAGAAGAGAGAGGTGACCACCTCGGCGAGTGGACTGGCGCACACCATCCGCTTGAATTTCTCCGCCCACGACAGGTGAGTGCACTCGAGATCGCCAGCCAAAATGGTAATCACTTAATCACCTTACACCTTCTACATCCCGCAGAGATTTCCGCCTGGTGCTGCGTCAACAGCCGCACTCGGTGTTCGCCCACGACGTGGAGATCGAGAACACTCTGGGCCCCATCGACTACGATGTGTCGCGCATTTATACGGGTAGCCTAGAGGACGACGAGGCGGCCCACGTCCAGGCGATCCTCACCAGCGACAACCTGTTGGACGGTACGATAGAGACCCAGGCGGAGCACTACTACATCGAGCCGGCGCACCGGTATTcccagcagctggccgagAGCGGTGTCCACAGCATAGTCTATAAGTTAAGCGATGTAAATATGCAGAAGGAGCAGTTCACCGGCGGAGGACTCAACTCCGCCACTCCCGCCAAGACGCACTGCGCTAGCGAGAAACTGAGAAAGAAGCGCTGGCTGCCAGAGGAGGTGAGTATCCGCAAAATATGATATGAATCACGTCCTAATGAACCTTGGCTTTCAGCTGGCCATGTCGGACGCTCCGGCGCCCACGTACAATCGTAATCCGCCCCTGCCGCTGGACTTGGAGGTGCCCTACAACGATGACTTTCGCGTCCTGGCCTCCGAAGAGGACAAGAGCGAGGAGTCGCCGCGGAAGTACCCAACCACGTCCACAACCAGGAGCACTGTGCGCAGCACCGAGAGCTTCCTGGCCACGCTGACTAAGCCCACGTCGAACCGCAACATACTTGTAAATAACTACAATCCCTCCAATCTCGGCGAGGGAAGTCGCAGctacagcagcggcagcaacaatgccaacagcaatagtaataacaataacagcaacaacaacaataataatggTAATAACAATGTGCGGAAGTTGTACACAAAACACAAGAATATTATTGTGAGCACGTACAACCGACCCATCGAACCGGAATTCGGAACGCCCTACGAGGAACCGAATAACAATGGCACCCGCGAGCTGCCCAGTAACTTCTTCAATGCCAACTGGACGACGCTCTTTCTgggaaataacaacaatggcaacgaCCGCCCCAGCCACAAGACGCATGTGGAGATTATTACGAAGAACGGAGCCACCAAGAAGCCAAACATCATTGTTAACAACTACAATCCCGAGATCATATTCGCCCCTAATCCGCACAATCCCAGTTTCAACAGCATGCTGATGACGAATCTGCTGAGTGGAAGGGGTGGCGAGGACATCCACAGCTCTCCCAGGTTGCTCTACGATCGCAAGACCACCTGCATGCTGTACCTGCAGGCGGACCACACCTTCTTCCAGAAGATGGGCTCGGACGAGGCGTCCATAGAGGCCATCACTCGGCACGTGCAGCGGGCCAACACTATCTACCGGAACACGGACTTCAACAACGATGGGAAGCCGGACAACATCACCTTCATGATCAAGCGCATCAAGGTGCACAACATGAACGCGATGAAGGATCCCAGCTACCGATTCCCCGGAAACTACGGAGTGGAAAAGTTTCTGGAGCTGTTTTCGGGTGAGCGATTAgccaataaaatgaataaagtACACTTAACTTGCTGGTTAATCGATCCAGTTTTGAGTTTCTGAGCTTGCTTTATCTTCTGATTAATTGATACGCAATTAACattatttgtgttttcttgGCACGTATTTGATTAATTACTTTTGTGTTGagtatataatttaaatgaccttttgtaatatattatatgttgATTTACTTTACAGAGGAGGACTACGATGCCTTTTGCTTGGCTTACATGTTCACCTACCGTGACTTCGAGATGGGAACCTTGGGTTTGGCCTGGACGGGAGATCTCAAGAATGCCGGCGGAGTATGTGAAAAGAATGGCCACTACCGCGGGTCCCTTAAGTCCCTCAATACGGGAATAGTCACTCTGTTGAACTATGGAAAGCATGTGCCACCGGCGGTCTCTCATGTGACGTTGGCCCACGAAATTGGCCACAACTTTGGATCACCGGTGAGGCTTCtgtaattgtttattaaatattatatgttaTTAATCTTACTTTCCCGTTTCAGCACGATCCGGAGCAATGTACCCCTGGTGGCGAGGATGGTAACTTCATTATGTTCGCCCGCGCCACTTCGGGCgacaagaagaacaacaacaagttcAGCACCTGCTCGTTGAAATCAATAGAACCCGTGCTGAATGCCAAGGCACGTTCCATGAAGGGCTGTTTCACAGAGCCGCAGTCATCGATTTGCGGCAATGGCGTGGTGGAGCCGGGCGAGCAGTGCGACTGCGGATGGGAGGAGGACTGCAAGGACTCTTGCTGCTTTCCCATGTCAAGGCAACCGCGACTGGATGAAACTCCGTGCACTCTGACGCCGCATGCCCGCTGCAGTCCGTCGCAAGGTCCCTGCTGCACCACCGATTGCAAGCTGAAGTTCGGTGACAAGTGTCGGGATGACAACGGCTGTCGGGATCCTTCATTCTGTGATGGGCGAGTGCCACAGTGTCCTCCGTCGGTGAACAAGCCCAACAAAACCATCTGCAACAAGGAGTTCGTCTGCTACATGGGCGACTGCACGGGCAGCATCTGTTTGGCCTATGGTCTGGAATCGTGTCAGTGTATTCCGGGACCCCAGGACGATCGGATCAAGTCATGTGAGCTGTGTTGCAAGCTGCCAGGAGAGGACAGTCCCTGCCGGAGTTCCTTCGAGTGGAATGAGGCGCCCTTCGATGTGCCTGATATGTACTCAAAGCCTGGAACTCCCTGCAATGATTACAATGGGTGCGTATCATCTGCCTTGGAGAGCACAATTTATGTGACTGAttattcttttatttgttCAGATACTGTGATGTCTTTCAAAAGTGCAGAGAGGTGGATCCTTCTGGACCACTGGCCACGTTGCGCAAGCTCCTGCTTTCCGAAGAGAGCATCGCCAGCTTCAAGAAGTGGATGCAGCACAACTGGTACACAGTAGCTTTAGCTGCTGTGGGCGTAATCCTGCTTCTGGTAAGTAACATTACAGGAAACTGGTGGAAAGTTCTTAAAgacaatattaaatattctttgGCACAATAAGTTTATGAGACTTCTCACGCGAATGTTAAGGGATCAGGTCGAAGCCAAAGCGCAAGCAAGGGCTCAGGCCTTGGGTGAGCACTTAGACTTCCAGTGCCCGCAATAATCCTGTAGAGTGTTTGGAGAACATTCATCTAGTCTGTGGCTAATTCGAGGGCAGCTTTAGTCTAGAAGTCATTAAAACATTTACCTACGCTCTTTTCCttactttaaatttgattagATTGTGTTCTAATACCTTATTTACTTTCACAGGCGCTGAGCACAAAGCTGCTGGCGAAGCGGTCGAATCTGAAGCTTAAGTCCGTCACCATTATACACAGCGCCACCACGGAGACAGTGCGTCTTCCAGAGAACAACAACGGGGTGATAGTTCATACGGCCGTAAGGACAAAGGTACCTTTCAAGAAGAAGGTTCGTGGCGAGCGACCTAAGAAGCCAGGAACGGGAGCAGTAGCTGCAGCGGGAGTAACAGCCaccgctgcagttgcaaccCGAGGTGCAGCCAAAAGCAGTGCCAATCCGGAGCCAAAGAAGACCACTAGGAACCAAGCgatggccaaaaagaaatccCTCGAGGAGGAGCCCAAGAAGTCCAGCAAGAAGATGGGCAAGCACATGAAGGAGATCATCGACTATTCAaaccgcaacaacaacggcgacGATGCCTCCAACTTGTCGACCACCAACAACCATACCAACACCTTTGGCAAGGTGCAAAAGTGGTTGCTCGAATCGCCCATTGTGGCTCAGCCATTGTCCCACATTGAGCACAGCTCTCGGGTTCGCAAAGTGATGAGCAAATCGCAATCAACGCCAGAGAGACTGGTGCAAAAGACACCGCAAAAAACCAAGTCCATGGGTAATCTGTCCAACGAGAAGGTCAAACTGCAGGTGGTTTACAAGCCGCCCTTCAAGTTTTCCCTGAGATTGTCCAAGAAACCGAAAGTAAAGACCCATGTGGTGGGCGCAGGTGTAAGGCCAAAGAGAAGCCAAAAGACTAGTAACCGAACTGCAGGGCAATCCTCCTCGAAGGAAGTGTCTACGCGCGCCAAGAGGAGCGCCCTTTTGCTATGCAACGAGGCGGAGGACGATAACCAGATCCTCACCCTCAACGAACCCAACTACGAGACCTTGAAGCCACCAACGCCTCCACGTTCCATGGAACATTGCTACGAGAATGTGGACATGCAGGCGGAGGCCTCCAGTTCGAAGCCTAGTAGTAGCAGCAAAGTGGCTCCTAGCTCACAGAACAGAGCCAGTTTAGAGGTGACTCCTCCAGTTCCGGCCCAGAGGAACTCCTATCGCAGGTCTAACTCCCTGTCCACCCACAATCCATTTGCGGCCGCTCCCcgccggagcagcagcaaggcCAGCGGATCGGTGAATCTCACGCGGAACTTTGGCAGCACTCAGAATCTGATAAATCTCAGTCAAAATCTGTCCAAGAACAAGAAGCGCAGCAGTCTGAATCTGAAGGCTAGCGGTAGTGGAGCCACCAGAAGTGGGAAAGATACGCCAACTATGGCAGTCGCCTCGCCACAGAGACGTTCCTCATCCAATGCCAATCTCCGCAGGGACAGCAGCGTGTCCTCCACAAAGGCAGTGCCTGTTCCACCCACACGGAACTCGCGGAATAGCTTTAGCAACATTCCAAGGGCCAGTTTGGGAGGAGCAAACAGCAGTGCCGCCGCCAGCACAGGAGCACCTCCGCCCAGTTTCTCTCGCCAATCTTCCAGCAGCACGGCCACCAGCAGCTCATCCATCACTCCAGGCCTAACCACCGGAGTGGCGCTGCAGCAAT is a window encoding:
- the LOC122622589 gene encoding uncharacterized protein LOC122622589, which codes for MSWLLGLLGLQVLFLWLLWLPGEILAIPTPLKLPGYTHRLTPYIKHWEAANFDRQVLQAAQVRHLEQARFRQKREVTTSASGLAHTIRLNFSAHDRDFRLVLRQQPHSVFAHDVEIENTLGPIDYDVSRIYTGSLEDDEAAHVQAILTSDNLLDGTIETQAEHYYIEPAHRYSQQLAESGVHSIVYKLSDVNMQKEQFTGGGLNSATPAKTHCASEKLRKKRWLPEELAMSDAPAPTYNRNPPLPLDLEVPYNDDFRVLASEEDKSEESPRKYPTTSTTRSTVRSTESFLATLTKPTSNRNILVNNYNPSNLGEGSRSYSSGSNNANSNSNNNNSNNNNNNGNNNVRKLYTKHKNIIVSTYNRPIEPEFGTPYEEPNNNGTRELPSNFFNANWTTLFLGNNNNGNDRPSHKTHVEIITKNGATKKPNIIVNNYNPEIIFAPNPHNPSFNSMLMTNLLSGRGGEDIHSSPRLLYDRKTTCMLYLQADHTFFQKMGSDEASIEAITRHVQRANTIYRNTDFNNDGKPDNITFMIKRIKVHNMNAMKDPSYRFPGNYGVEKFLELFSEEDYDAFCLAYMFTYRDFEMGTLGLAWTGDLKNAGGVCEKNGHYRGSLKSLNTGIVTLLNYGKHVPPAVSHVTLAHEIGHNFGSPHDPEQCTPGGEDGNFIMFARATSGDKKNNNKFSTCSLKSIEPVLNAKARSMKGCFTEPQSSICGNGVVEPGEQCDCGWEEDCKDSCCFPMSRQPRLDETPCTLTPHARCSPSQGPCCTTDCKLKFGDKCRDDNGCRDPSFCDGRVPQCPPSVNKPNKTICNKEFVCYMGDCTGSICLAYGLESCQCIPGPQDDRIKSCELCCKLPGEDSPCRSSFEWNEAPFDVPDMYSKPGTPCNDYNGYCDVFQKCREVDPSGPLATLRKLLLSEESIASFKKWMQHNWYTVALAAVGVILLLALSTKLLAKRSNLKLKSVTIIHSATTETVRLPENNNGVIVHTAVRTKVPFKKKVRGERPKKPGTGAVAAAGVTATAAVATRGAAKSSANPEPKKTTRNQAMAKKKSLEEEPKKSSKKMGKHMKEIIDYSNRNNNGDDASNLSTTNNHTNTFGKVQKWLLESPIVAQPLSHIEHSSRVRKVMSKSQSTPERLVQKTPQKTKSMGNLSNEKVKLQVVYKPPFKFSLRLSKKPKVKTHVVGAGVRPKRSQKTSNRTAGQSSSKEVSTRAKRSALLLCNEAEDDNQILTLNEPNYETLKPPTPPRSMEHCYENVDMQAEASSSKPSSSSKVAPSSQNRASLEVTPPVPAQRNSYRRSNSLSTHNPFAAAPRRSSSKASGSVNLTRNFGSTQNLINLSQNLSKNKKRSSLNLKASGSGATRSGKDTPTMAVASPQRRSSSNANLRRDSSVSSTKAVPVPPTRNSRNSFSNIPRASLGGANSSAAASTGAPPPSFSRQSSSSTATSSSSITPGLTTGVALQQSASTSAMQRHPPAQPTRRSLHNFRTRSTGTGAATGKPGAAATSAAATSAGAASASASNENNELPSDLEVVVSDVENLVS